From a single Metopolophium dirhodum isolate CAU chromosome 6, ASM1992520v1, whole genome shotgun sequence genomic region:
- the LOC132947901 gene encoding uncharacterized protein LOC132947901 — protein MTANDERTHVIPSLLKSAYHACNKIQRNKYDELDAPDINFRICCQSVFQIIKLNTESGCFDSLGDRRSMYHKVLPVVHNKLIKNICEKAAFHGHIDCLKISREIGVPWYDSSQWDQSECEPAEFHRRMYSRSYGHKLGVSSYDSSRWAQSACDQAAVSGNLDCLIYAHENGSRWNIFTCCMAASGGNLNCLKYLHENGCPLGLFVGSLAVEYGQLSCLKYVHENGFALDKLTCSNAARKGYLDILKYAHENGCPWDTLTCSDAARHGHLNCLRYAHENGCPWDRLTCFNAAINGRLDCLEYALENGCPNN, from the coding sequence ATGACTGCTAATGATGAGAGAACACACGTCATACCAAGTCTATTGAAGTCTGCTTACCACGCGTGTAACAAAATTCAGAGGAACAAGTACGATGAGCTGGACGCTCCGGACATTAACTTTAGGATTTGTTGCCAGTCGGTTTTCCAAATCATAAAACTGAACACGGAGAGTGGTTGTTTCGACTCGCTCGGCGATAGACGGTCCATGTACCACAAGGTGCTGCCAGTCGTCCATAACAAGTTAATCAAAAACATATGCGAGAAGGCCGCGTTTCACGGACACATCGACTGTCTAAAGATTTCTCGCGAGATTGGCGTTCCGTGGTACGATTCGTCCCAATGGGATCAATCTGAGTGCGAACCGGCAGAGTTTCACAGGCGCATGTATAGTAGGTCGTATGGTCACAAGCTTGGCGTTTCCTCTTACGATTCGTCTAGGTGGGCTCAATCAGCGTGCGACCAGGCCGCGGTATCCGGCAACTTGGACTGCCTGATTTACGCACACGAAAACGGTAGTCGGTGGAATATATTTACGTGCTGCATGGCTGCGTCAGGAGGAAACCTGAATTGTCTGAAGTATTTACACGAAAATGGATGCCCGTTGGGCTTATTTGTGGGTTCTCTAGCGGTGGAATATGGACAGCTGAGCTGCTTGAAGTATGTACATGAAAATGGATTCGCGTTGGACAAACTCACGTGTTCTAATGCCGCGAGAAAAGGATACCTGGACATTCTTAAGTATGCACACGAAAATGGCTGCCCGTGGGACACGCTCACGTGTTCTGATGCTGCGAGACACGGGCATTTGAACTGTCTCAGGTATGCACATGAAAATGGATGCCCATGGGACCGACTCACGTGTTTTAATGCTGCGATAAATGGGCGATTGGACTGCCTTGAGTATGCACTCGAAAACGGATGCCCTAACAACTGA